The Thermoproteota archaeon genomic sequence ATATCCATTGTTCGGGAGATAAAGATGTGGGGTGGACTTCGGGATCTCCGAACCACCTTGAGGAGGGCGAAATTGGGACAGGTTAACGAGCCGTGACCCTTATCAGGGCCCTTATGACCCCTCCTTCCTCCGTCACGCTTATCAGCTCATTTCCAGTCCTCTCGATCCACGCCTTCACATCGCTCTTGAACCCCGGATCCGTCGCCAGGACCTCTA encodes the following:
- a CDS encoding sulfurtransferase TusA family protein, with translation MATDPGFKSDVKAWIERTGNELISVTEEGGVIRALIRVTAR